TGGTCAAGATATAAAAGGATTAAAAGTTGCACTACCAAAAGAATATTTAGGCGAAGGTGTATCAGAAGACGTTAAAGCTGCCGTTAAAGATGCAGTAGAAACATTAAAATCACTTGGTGCAACAGTTGATGAAGTGTCATTACCTAACACTAAATATGGCATCCCATCATATTATGTAATTGCATCATCTGAGGCGTCATCAAACTTATCTCGTTTCGATGGTATCAGATATGGTTATCATTCAACTGAAGCTAACTCTTTAGAAGAATTATATAAAATGTCAAGAAGTGAAGGATTTGGCGAAGAAGTTAAACGTCGTATCTTATTAGGTACATTTGCGTTAAGTTCTGGTTATTATGATGCATTTTACAAAAAATCTCAAAAAGTTAGAACTTTAATTAAAAATGATTTTGATAATATCTTTGAAAATTATGATGTTGTTGTCGGTCCAACTACTCCAACAACAGCGTTTAATATTGGTGAGGAAATTGACGATCCATTAACAATGTATGCGAATGATTTATTAACTACTCCAGTAAATCTAGCTGGTTTACCAGGTATTTCAGTGCCATGTGGACTTTCAAATAACCGTCCAATTGGCTTACAGTTCATTGGTAAACCATTCGATGAGAAAACGTTATATCGTGTCGCTTATCAATATGAAACACAATTTAACTTTCATGATAAATACGAAAAATTATAAGGAGTGGAAATAATGCATTTTGAAACAGTTATCGGACTTGAAGTCCACGTCGAATTAAAAACAGACTCAAAAATGTTTTCTCCATCACCAGCACACTTTGGTGCTAAACCAAATTCAAACACTAATGTTATAGACCTTGGTTACCCAGGTGTATTACCTGTCGTAAATAGAAGAGCTGTTGATTGGGCAATGAGAGCATCTATGGCTTTAAATATGGATATCGCAACAGAATCTAAATTTGACCGTAAAAACTATTTCTATCCAGATAATCCAAAAGCTTATCAAATCTCACAATTTGATCAACCAATTGGTGAAAATGGATATATTGATATTGAAGTAGACGGTGAAACAAAACGTATCGGCATTACACGTTTGCATATGGAAGAAGATGCTGGTAAATCAACACACAAAGATGGCTATTCACTTGTAGACTTAAATAGACAAGGTACACCATTAATTGAAATTGTATCTGAACCAGACATTCGTTCACCACAAGAAGCGTATGCATATTTAGAAAAATTACGTTCTATTATTCAATATACTGGCGTTTCTGATTGTAAAATGGAAGAAGGGTCCTTACGTTGTGACGCTAACATTTCATTACGTCCATACGGACAAGAAGAATTCGGAACTAAAGCTGAATTGAAAAACTTAAACTCATTTACTTATGTACGTAAAGGTTTAGAATATGAAGAAAAACGCCAAGAAGAAGAACTATTAAATGGTGGAGAAATCTTACAAGAAACACGTCGTTTTGATGAATCAAATGGTAAAACAATCTTAATGCGTGTT
The Staphylococcus kloosii genome window above contains:
- the gatB gene encoding Asp-tRNA(Asn)/Glu-tRNA(Gln) amidotransferase subunit GatB, producing the protein MHFETVIGLEVHVELKTDSKMFSPSPAHFGAKPNSNTNVIDLGYPGVLPVVNRRAVDWAMRASMALNMDIATESKFDRKNYFYPDNPKAYQISQFDQPIGENGYIDIEVDGETKRIGITRLHMEEDAGKSTHKDGYSLVDLNRQGTPLIEIVSEPDIRSPQEAYAYLEKLRSIIQYTGVSDCKMEEGSLRCDANISLRPYGQEEFGTKAELKNLNSFTYVRKGLEYEEKRQEEELLNGGEILQETRRFDESNGKTILMRVKEGSDDYRYFPEPDIVPLYVDEEWKERVRQTIPELPDERKEKYVSQFGLPAYDAHVLTLTKEMSDFFEGAVKEGADVKLTSNWLMGGVNEYLNKNQIELQDTKLTPENLAGMIKLIEDGTMSSKIAKKVFPELAENGGDAKQIMEDKGLVQISDEATLLKFVNEALDNNPQSVEDYKNGKGKAMGFLVGQIMKASKGQANPQLVNQLLKQELDKR